In the Mytilus trossulus isolate FHL-02 chromosome 1, PNRI_Mtr1.1.1.hap1, whole genome shotgun sequence genome, one interval contains:
- the LOC134700410 gene encoding protein NYNRIN-like, whose product MDILCNLPHSSGGFNQILLVVCPFSKWCEAFPLKTAGAVETARILYNEIICRYGPCRQILTDLGKHFTSNLVKEICKLFQITKLNTSSYHPECNAATERQNRTLATSLRMYCHDNQSTWPDYLQGVMMSFRNTIQTESTQYSPYYLVFGREPRNPIDIALIPESTKGLSKDAESAFKLIVDNLTHARKIAKTNIEAAQQKYKTQHDKKVEEPSFYILDKVWLYCTRTPVGLSPKLQRKWTGPYYIAEHIGEYTYRLRKASDDKILKAPVHANRLKKFLDPKNRPTNPPNEKDEDHDLNPEELMDMPEILDRVNDTIINHTQNQVGKNNQNVPTQLHKDTQPSQIPNPQQDIYDVERILKCRKRGNIKQYLINWRGYSSSQNTWEPSNNIHNDLIQHFHAQNQSKNKRKRHG is encoded by the coding sequence ATGGACATTCTTTGCAATTTACCACATTCATCAGGAGGTTTCAATCAAATTTTGCTAGTAGTATGTCCGTTCTCCAAATGGTGTGAAGCCTTTCCACTGAAAACAGCAGGAGCCGTAGAAACTGCAAGAATCTTGTACAACGAAATTATATGTCGATATGGTCCTTGTAGACAAATTCTTACAGATTTAGGGAAACATTTCACTTCAAACCTCGTGAAAGAAATCTGCAAACTTTTCCAGATCACCAAGCTCAATACGTCATCCTATCACCCAGAATGCAATGCAGCAACCGAACGACAGAATCGTACATTAGCAACATCTCTGCGAATGTATTGTCATGACAACCAGTCGACTTGGCCCGACTATTTACAAGGCGTCATGATGTCTTtcagaaacacaatacaaaccGAGTCCACACAATATAGTCCATATTATTTAGTCTTTGGAAGAGAGCCTCGAAATCCTATAGATATTGCACTGATTCCAGAATCTACAAAAGGTCTGAGCAAAGATGCAGAGTCAGCATTTAAATTGATCGTTGATAATCTCACCCATGCCAGAAAAATAGCTAAGACAAATATTGAAGCTGCACAACAGAAGTATAAAACGCAACACGACAAAAAGGTGGAGGAACcaagtttttatatattagaCAAAGTATGGCTTTATTGTACACGCACACCGGTAGGCTTGTCTCCCAAGCTCCAACGAAAATGGACTGGACCATATTACATTGCAGAACACATAGGCGAATATACTTACCGTTTGCGCAAAGCGTCTGACGATAAAATATTGAAGGCTCCAGTGCACGCAAATCGATTGAAGAAGTTTCTCGACCCCAAGAATCGTCCCACAAACCCACCTAATGAAAAAGATGAGGATCACGACCTAAACCCAGAGGAACTCATGGACATGCCTGAAATCCTTGACAGAGTCAATGACACAATCATTAACCACACACAAAATCAAGTAgggaaaaataatcaaaatgttcCAACACAATTACACAAAGATACGCAACCGTCACAAATTCCAAACCCCCAACAGGACATATATGACGTCGAAAGAATACTTAAGTGTAGAAAACGAGGCAACATTAAGCAGTACCTTATTAATTGGCGAGGTTATAGTAGTTCACAAAATACATGGGAACCATCAAACAACATACACAATGACTTAATCCAACACTTTCATGCTCAGAATCAAAGTAAAAATAAGCGAAAACGACACGGATAA
- the LOC134700609 gene encoding uncharacterized protein LOC134700609 — MDRCDYIQEAERQLSDERFYKKLDSDPTPQFNKDITTNLKNMCEEGHIDENTFKYLKPEKSNPGRFYLLPKIHKVNNPGRPIVSANDHPTEKISEFIDFHLRPHVENLPSYIQDTTHYIKKMESLNPLPPETILVSLDVTSLYTNIPHDDGIEACREVWNSRNTLHPPTECLIQLLTLVLKYNNFTFNGEHFLQVNGTAMGTKMARLMPIFLWGN; from the coding sequence ATGGACAGATGTGACTACATTCAAGAGGCAGAACGTCAACTCTCTGATGAGagattttataagaaattaGACTCTGATCCCACCCCTCAATTTAACAAAGATATCACCACAAACCTGAAAAACATGTGTGAAGAGGGTCATATCgatgaaaacacatttaaatatctaaaaccTGAAAAATCAAATCCAGGGCGTTTCTATCTTCTGCCCAAAATACATAAAGTCAATAATCCAGGTAGACCAATTGTTTCCGCCAATGACCACCCTACAGAGAAAATATCAGAATTTATTGACTTTCATCTCAGACCACATGTAGAAAATTTACCATCATATATACAAGACACAAcacattatattaaaaaaatggaatcTTTGAACCCTCTCCCACCTGAAACGATCCTTGTCTCGCTTGATGTTACCTCCCTCTATACTAACATCCCCCATGACGATGGTATTGAAGCCTGTAGGGAAGTCTGGAACTCTCGTAACACCTTACATCCACCAACTGAATGTCTCATCCAGCTCCTCACTTTGgtattaaaatacaataacttCACATTCAATGGTGAACACTTTCTCCAAGTTAATGGAACAGCAATGGGAACAAAGATGGCCCGTCTTATGCCAATATTTTTATGGGGAAATTAG